Below is a genomic region from bacterium.
ACGCACGACGTATTCCGCGACATGGGCATCGCCTTTGGCGTGGTGATGATTCTCATCTACATCCTGGTTGTCGCGTGGTTTCGCAGCTTTGCGACACCGTTCATCATCATGACCCCGATCCCGCTGACGCTGATCGGCATCATCCCCGGGCATTGGCTCACGGGCACGTATTTCACCGCCACGTCGATGATCGGTTTCATCGCGCTCGCGGGTATCGTCGTGCGCAATTCGATCCTGCTCGTCGATTTCATCGAACAGGAACTCGACGCGGGCGCGGAATTGAAGGAAGCCGTGTTGCAGGCGGGCGCGGTGCGTTTCCGGCCCATTGTCCTGACGGCGGCGGCGCTTGTCATCGGCGGCGCGGTCATCATGCTCGACCCGATCTTCTCCGGGCTCGCGGTCAGCCTGATTTTCGGCGTCACGATTTCCACCGCGCTCACGCTCGTCGTGATTCCGCTTTCCTACTACATGTTCCGCAGGCACGAGATCCGCGTTCACGGCGACGTGCTGCACCACCATCAGGAGGACGCGGCATGAAGATGCTGATGATCATCGTCGACGACAAATTCCGCGACACGGTCGAGGTCCTGCTCGAGGAGCACGCGGTCGTCGGTTTCACGGAGATTCCGACCGCGTTTGGCGAGGGGATGCACGGCAAGAAATTCGCCTCGCGCCTTCATCCGGGCGCGAACTCCATCGTCTTTTCCATCGTCACGGACACGCACGCCGAATCCATCAAGGAGGCGCTCGTCGGCGCCTGCCGCCGGGATCCCGCGTGCGAGAAACCCATCCACATCGCCACGATGAACGTGGAAGAATTCATCTGAGGAAAGGAAAGTTTATGAACCTCAACGAAGCGCTACGGCTGATCGCGGGAGCTTTCATTCTCATCTCCGTCGTCATCGGTTACGCCGTGACACCGTGGGCGTACGCCTTCACCGCCTTCGTCGGCGTGAACCTCGTGCAGTCCGCGTTCACCAGGTGGTGCCCGATGATGTCGCTGCTGCGCGCGTGCGGGCACAAGGATGACGGCGCCTCCTGCGCGAGCTGATTGACCGCCGTCCACGCACCCGAATCGCCCCGATCGCCCCACGCCGGGGCGTTTGGCGTTTTTGGACCCGTCCACGGCGCGGGGGCGTGCCGGTCCTGCACGTCAACGGCCAAACAATATAGAAGATTTTTCTTTTCGCCCCATCGCAAACGTGATAGAAACATTTTCATGAATTTGTAGGGAGGCATGATGATTCATCAGGTCCGACAAGCGTTTGTCATCGCGCTTCTCTGCGCGGCGGTCGGCTTCAACCTGGCGTCCGCTTGCGGTGATGACGACGACGATGATGATAGCGGCGATGATGGCGACGCGGCCTGCCCGATCCCGGGCGATGATCTTGGCGACGAACCGATCAGCGCCGTCGTGAACGATTGCGAGGAAATTGGCCTTGCGATCATTGTCGAGGCGTTCGGCGCGAACGACGACTTCACGATCCGCCAAATCCGCGGGCAGTACGCGATCACAAACGAATACACGTATTACCTGCGTGGCGCCGGGCTCTCCCCGGATACGGCGTGCTACGAGCGTCTGTCCGGCGCCGGAACTTTCACCGTGCGTACCGAGTCCGATCGCTGTGAGGAGTCGATCGTCATCGACGTCGTGACCGCGGCGAATCCCGACGCGCGGGCGTTTTGCCGGTTTTCGGTCGACGCGTCCGCGGATTGCGGCGACGACGGCGGATCCGGCGAGGGCACGGATGACGACGACGATGGCGACGACGTCAACGAGGCCTACGAAATGTGCGTCGCGTTCTATGTCGGATGCGGCGTGACCGTCGATGATGCCGAATTGGCTTGCGACTACATCAAGGACTACGCCGACTTCTGGAACGATTGCTTAGACGACGCGATGGCTGACTACTTTGCCTGCCTGCACGATGCGGGATGTACCGGCGGCGCCGCCGCGAATGAATGCGCGAATCAGTTCTCCGAAGACGTGATCGATTGCGACGGCCTCGACGATGACGGCGACGATGATGACGGTGACACTTATTGCAGCGGCGCGTACGCGGCGCTCTACAACGATTGCGGCATGGCTATCGCGGACGATACCGGCCAACTCTCCGAATCCGAGGCGGTTGCGGCCTGCGAGTCGGGCGATCCGTTTGCCGACTGCGTGGCGGGATGCGTCTGGGTTTCGGAATTCTGCGAGGACGTGGAGGAATGCGTCGGGGAATATTGCTGATCGCGTCCGATGACAGATCGTGAATTCGAGGGAGGCGACGCATGGAAAACTTGATGACGCGCCTGGGATTCGGCGCCGCATGCGCGGTTCTTATCGTCGCTCTCGTGCCGGCGTGCCTGTCGAGCGGCGGCGGCGGCGACGACGATGACGGCGACGCGGCAAAACGTGCATCGTGCCCGATTCCGGGCGAAAGTCTGAAATCCGTGCCTTACCAGGATTATGTCGGCGACTGCACGGCGCTTGGGCTCACGTTGGTCATCAAGGAACTCCGACAAAACGAGGACCAGACGATCCGGGAGGTGCGTGGTCGTTACGCCATCGGCAACGCGAACGTCTATTATCTGCGCGGCGCGGGCACGCCCGAAGGGGGCGATTGTTTTGTCGAGATCACCGGTTCGGGATCGTTCGCGGTGCGTTCGGAGGCATCCGCGTGTTCGAGCCGGACGACGGTTGGAGTCCTGACGGCCGCCGACCCGAGCGCGCAGGCGTTTTGCGAGCTGGTAGCCGTTTCGAATGACGGATGCGACGGCGAAGCCGACGATATCGACGACGACTTCGACGATGACGAATCTGACGACGACGCCGGGCCCGGTTGCGTTGACGCGATGAGCTTTCTCTTTGGCGACGACGGCTGCTTCACGCTCGTGGACGGCGAAGGCCATGTGATCGAGCCCGGGGAGCTTTGCAGCAATCCGGATTACGTCCATGAGCGTGACTGCTACATGGCGTGCTACGACAACAACGACGACTGCGACTCGATGGGCGAGTGCCTGGTGGACAACTGCGGCCTGTCGTTTTGATTTCCGCTCGCGACGGCGGCGCCGATGGTGAAGCGGGCGCGAACGGATGATGGAGGGAGGATACTCGATGACAAGCGAACGCATGCGGATTCAGGCGGGCGCCTTTATCGCCCTCGCGTGGCTTATCCTGTCCCTGGCGTGCATTGGCGGCGGGGATGATGACGACGACGATGACGGCAAGAGCGCGTCCTGCCCCATCACCTCGGATAAAATGGTCGAGGCGCCGTTTCGCGAAAGCGGCGGGCGATGCGACGATATCGGCCTGTCGCTCGTCGTCGACAAACTCTTGCTGAACCCCGACTTCACGATCCGCGAGGTGCGCGGACAATACGCCATCAACAACGGCAATACTTATCACCTGCGCGGCGCGGGTGTGTCCGACGACACGGCATGTTTTGCCACCATCTCCGGCGCGGGCGCGTTCGCCGTGCGCACCGAGTCGCTCGACTGTGAGGAGGAGGCCGTCATCGATGTCGTCGCGACGAACGATCCCGAAGCCAACGCGTTTTGCGATCTAACCGTGACCGCGACGATCGCGTGCGACGATGATAGTGACGGCCTGCCGGACGATGATTGGGACGATGACGGGGACGATGACTGGGACGACGACTGGGGCGACGACGATGACGACGGTTACTGCAGCGACGCGCTCGCCGCACTCTACAACGATTGCGGCATGGCGCTCGCGGACGATTCGGGGCAACTCACGGAAGCGGAGGCCGTCGCGGCCTGTGAATCGGGCGATCCATTTGCCAACTGCGTCGCCGGTTGCGTCTGGGTCTCGGAGTTTTGCGAGGACGTGGAAACGTGCGTGGCGGATAACTGCGGAGGTGTTGGCGACGACGACGATGACGCGGACGACGATATGACCGGCGCCTCATGCCAGGACGTCGCGGAGAGTATGTTCCTCGGCTGCGGCATTTCCTTCCTTGACGACAACGGCGACCCGCTCGACGAGCTTGCCCTCGAAGAGTGGTGCGACCTGTCCGAGGATTTCGTGAACGGCACCGGCGCCA
It encodes:
- a CDS encoding DUF2892 domain-containing protein, whose protein sequence is MNLNEALRLIAGAFILISVVIGYAVTPWAYAFTAFVGVNLVQSAFTRWCPMMSLLRACGHKDDGASCAS